The Bacillota bacterium DNA segment ACGGGGAGCGGGTAACAGTGGGGGGAATCGTCACTTCCCTGCGCCGCGGTACCACGAGAAGGGGTGAAGGAATGCTTCATTTTACTTTAGAGGATTTGGGGGGGAGCGTCGAGGTCATTTTTTTCCCCCGCAATCACGTCAAGGAACTCCGTTTTCTTAAAGAAGATGCCGTTGTGGTTGTGGGGGGGCGGGTTAGTCTCCAAGAAGAATCCTCCCGGATTTTCGGGGAAGAAGTGAGGCCGCTTGAGCAGGTCCCCTCCCAGTACCTCTATGTACGGATTCATCCTCTTGCGGGGAGAGCGGAAGTGGTTGAAAGATTGCGCGTCCTTTTCATGCAGCGCCGCGGCCCAACTCCCGTCTTTCTTTATTTTGTTCAGCAAAAGAAGCTGATCAAGACCGACTCCTCTTTTTGGGTTGAAGTGACGCCGGAACTCTGTTATCAAATTGAGGGGTTGTGCGGGCCCGGTTCATGCCTGGTCCTGGATGGGGAACCGAAATTTTTAATATCAACAGCCTGACAACTTTGCAACACCAGTAAAAATATGGTATTATTGAGGGGGATAAGGGGAAGGAAGGTGACGACATTAATGGAGCAATTTGTTCAAGGAGATTATATTGCGGTTAAGGCTTTAGAAAACGGGGTTACTATCATTGGCCTTACCCGGGGAAGGGATACCAAGCTTCATCATACCGAGAAAATTGACAAGGGAGAAGTCATGATTGCTCAATTTACCGAACATACTTCAGCGATAAAAATTCGCGGCCGGGCGGTTATATATACAAAATTTGGAACCTTTGAAACTTCTACTTAATTAAGCGATCATTTTGACTCCAGAAGGAATCTGCAACTACCTGTCGAATGGTTTATCCACTAGAATTTTGGATGGGGAGGGGGCCAAAATTCGGTGTGGACAGTAGTTTATATTGCGCCGAACCGGGCAATCGCTGAGATGCTCAAAGAAATTCTTACTTCTGAGGGACTTTTAGTAATGCTCCGGTCTACCGGTATCCCTCATTTTGGCGATGGGGGAGCGGTAGAAATTTTAGTGCCGGAGTCGGAGGCAGAAGAAGCCTACGAGATTTTAAGCACTGCTGTTCCTGTTTAAAGAGCAAGATTCCAAACACCGCCTCATCCACCATTACCCTGCAGGGCCCTGCGGCTCTGCAGGGGAGTCTAGCATCCCAACAGGTATCTGGGATACTGTCAAGATTGCATGCTGGAAGAGGCCCGGGGGCGAAGTAAGGAGGGAGTAGGCTGTTTAAGGATCTCTTCCGGAAACAGCAAAAATATATCACCGTTAAAGCGGATCTCGTTCCGCGGGAGAAGGAAGTCCTCTGGCTCAAATGTCCGCAGTGTGCAGAGCTTTTATATGTGCGTGAATTAGAGAAGAATTTAAAGGTCTGCCGAAAGTGCGCCTACCACTTCCGGCTTACAGCACCGGAAAGACTTGCATTAATCCTGGACGAAGGGAGTTTTCAGGAGTTTGACGGCGATTTGATGCCTGTTGACCCTTTGGGCTTTCCCCATTATCCGGAAAAACTGTCCTGCGCTCAAAGGGAGACAGGGTTGCGAGAGGCTATTCTTACCGGCGCGGGTACAATCGAAGGTTGGCCGGTGCACGTCGGAGTTTTGGATCCCTACTTTATGATGGGGAGCATGGGAAGTATTGTAGGAGAAAAAATTGTCAGACTTGTAGAAAGGGCTCTGGAAAATAGACTGCCCGTTTTGCTTTTTTCGGCCTCCGGTGGGGCGCGGATGCAAGAGGGAATTTTTTCTTTAATGCAGATGGCAAAAACGAGCGCGGCCTTTGCGAAACTCAGTGCAGCCGGGCTTTTGTATATCTCGGTTCTTACCGATCCCACAACTGGTGGCGTCACAGCTAGTTTTGCTTCTTTAGGAGATATTATT contains these protein-coding regions:
- the mtrB gene encoding trp RNA-binding attenuation protein MtrB, which gives rise to MEQFVQGDYIAVKALENGVTIIGLTRGRDTKLHHTEKIDKGEVMIAQFTEHTSAIKIRGRAVIYTKFGTFETST
- a CDS encoding DUF2007 domain-containing protein, with amino-acid sequence MWTVVYIAPNRAIAEMLKEILTSEGLLVMLRSTGIPHFGDGGAVEILVPESEAEEAYEILSTAVPV
- the accD gene encoding acetyl-CoA carboxylase, carboxyltransferase subunit beta, producing the protein MFKDLFRKQQKYITVKADLVPREKEVLWLKCPQCAELLYVRELEKNLKVCRKCAYHFRLTAPERLALILDEGSFQEFDGDLMPVDPLGFPHYPEKLSCAQRETGLREAILTGAGTIEGWPVHVGVLDPYFMMGSMGSIVGEKIVRLVERALENRLPVLLFSASGGARMQEGIFSLMQMAKTSAAFAKLSAAGLLYISVLTDPTTGGVTASFASLGDIIIAEPGALVGFAGRRVTEQTIREKLPPGFQTAEFCFSHGLLDLVVPRPEMKKTLAQILSLHGERS